A section of the Rhodothermus profundi genome encodes:
- a CDS encoding mannose-1-phosphate guanylyltransferase, translated as MLYAVIMAGGIGSRFWPKSRIDHPKQFLKVFGEATLLQNTVARLQGLVPLERCYIVTHQRYVEKTREQLPALPPENILAEPIGRNTAPCITYAAIKLLAQDPDALMVVLPADHVIRNVRAFHETLRVAIEKAREPGALVTIGIKPTYPATGYGYIQFEGSAEHLFEEPRPYRVRTFAEKPDLATAERFLDSGDFLWNSGMFIWRADSILTEVQHHLPDLYEAFEPLRQAVGTPDEPHLLKQAYQTCPSISIDYGVMERSQHAWVVPGNFEWSDVGDWRAVYDLSPKDQLGNALKGQVIVRDASRNYVDTEKRLVVLIGIHDTAVIDTEDALLICNLDSTQQVKNVVEYLQAHNLEQYL; from the coding sequence ATGCTTTATGCGGTGATTATGGCAGGCGGCATTGGAAGCCGCTTCTGGCCCAAAAGTCGTATCGACCACCCCAAACAGTTTCTAAAGGTATTTGGTGAGGCCACGCTGCTGCAGAATACGGTAGCCCGCCTGCAGGGCCTGGTTCCGCTAGAGCGCTGCTATATCGTTACCCACCAGCGCTACGTGGAGAAAACACGCGAACAACTCCCTGCGCTTCCTCCGGAAAACATCCTGGCTGAACCCATTGGCCGCAATACAGCTCCCTGTATCACCTATGCTGCCATTAAGCTGCTGGCGCAGGACCCCGACGCCCTCATGGTGGTGCTGCCGGCCGACCATGTGATTCGCAATGTCAGAGCCTTCCACGAAACGTTACGGGTAGCGATTGAAAAGGCACGGGAGCCCGGCGCCCTGGTAACAATTGGCATTAAGCCTACCTATCCAGCCACCGGCTATGGGTATATCCAGTTTGAAGGATCGGCCGAACATCTGTTCGAGGAACCACGTCCCTACCGGGTACGCACCTTTGCAGAAAAGCCAGATCTTGCGACCGCCGAACGCTTCCTGGACTCAGGCGATTTCCTCTGGAACAGCGGCATGTTTATTTGGCGCGCCGACTCCATCCTGACTGAAGTGCAGCACCACCTGCCCGATCTGTACGAAGCGTTTGAACCGTTACGCCAGGCTGTCGGGACGCCCGACGAACCCCACCTGCTCAAGCAGGCCTACCAGACCTGCCCCAGCATTTCTATTGACTATGGCGTGATGGAACGATCCCAGCACGCCTGGGTCGTCCCGGGCAACTTTGAGTGGAGCGACGTAGGAGACTGGCGCGCTGTTTACGACCTGAGCCCCAAAGATCAACTGGGGAATGCCCTGAAAGGCCAGGTGATCGTGCGGGATGCCAGCCGCAACTATGTGGACACCGAAAAACGCCTCGTTGTGCTCATCGGTATCCATGATACGGCCGTCATCGACACCGAAGATGCCCTGCTTATCTGCAACCTCGACAGCACGCAGCAGGTGAAAAACGTTGTCGAATACCTCCAGGCTCATAATTTAGAACAGTATCTCTAA
- a CDS encoding TetR/AcrR family transcriptional regulator, which yields MESPSLSRKERERLMRRQAMLEAARAVFAEKGYVDATLDEIAQRAEFGKGTLYNYFPGGKDELFFAVFEEVFAQFRQLIETSFADAASFREGFEAFLRASFEFFEQNRDMLLLVTRESQRMMVSPDPERAAFFQRHHDAFLQLLTRHIQAAIERGEVRPLPAEAVAHTILGNLHGLAMHRLLKECVTGKPQHALPTPEEATRFLSTLLLEGLLDRRKSQEES from the coding sequence ATGGAATCTCCCTCACTTTCCCGTAAAGAGCGCGAGCGCCTGATGCGTCGCCAGGCTATGCTGGAGGCAGCGCGCGCGGTCTTTGCCGAAAAAGGATACGTGGATGCCACGCTGGACGAAATTGCCCAGCGGGCAGAGTTTGGAAAAGGGACGTTGTACAACTACTTTCCCGGCGGCAAGGACGAACTGTTCTTTGCCGTCTTCGAAGAGGTTTTTGCGCAGTTTCGCCAGTTGATCGAGACCTCCTTTGCCGATGCGGCGTCGTTTCGGGAGGGATTCGAAGCTTTTCTGCGTGCCAGCTTTGAATTCTTTGAGCAGAACCGAGACATGCTGTTGCTCGTCACGCGCGAGTCGCAGCGCATGATGGTCAGCCCGGACCCGGAGCGCGCCGCCTTTTTCCAGCGCCATCACGACGCATTCCTTCAGCTATTAACCCGGCACATCCAGGCGGCTATTGAGCGCGGGGAGGTACGCCCACTTCCGGCAGAGGCGGTCGCGCACACAATCCTGGGCAACTTGCACGGGCTGGCCATGCATCGTCTGCTGAAGGAATGCGTGACGGGTAAGCCCCAGCATGCCTTACCGACTCCTGAAGAAGCTACCCGCTTCCTTTCGACGCTGTTGCTGGAGGGTCTGTTGGATCGGAGGAAATCGCAGGAGGAATCATGA
- a CDS encoding TolC family protein, with the protein MSIRCWLLVGLGWIVAAGDVPAQSVQRSASSPQPIILTLEEAIQIALIQNRALQSARLDVANARAQVREAWGQVLPQVNLSADYTRNLKTPNPFAGSAAGNLFQSLGFLDWLAYNERARTDDNPETEPISFGEFVERQQQALAEAGIRPRAGDNPFAVDNRFTAGLTIEQTLFSKTAFAAIKGAKILQEINRRGATRQEQLLIDQVRRAFYGALLAQEQVRVMAQSVARTRETLQETIRRVAQGVAPQFQRLSVEVELANLETQLIQAQNQAAQTLDQLKLLLGIPLDQPIQLRGVLAVTDPGRYQQIALDEAVALALERRPDLEQLRLQIKLREVDRELAKAARYPRLSAFASFSYIGNVPDYRTVILSDPNDPFKFSRRTNDFFSSAYWNPSVNIGVRLTWTLFSGFQTAARVQQRQIAVKQAELQYLHQLDQVRLEVLQALRDLEAARKRLVSQARNVERAELNYTHARIRLREGVASPLEEREASQQLDQSRLNYLQAVYDYLTAQSAFETAVGLIAPPGQEARVSLTLRHESR; encoded by the coding sequence ATGAGCATCCGTTGCTGGCTCCTTGTAGGGCTCGGATGGATTGTCGCCGCTGGAGACGTGCCGGCCCAATCGGTCCAGCGCTCCGCTTCTTCCCCCCAACCCATTATACTCACGCTGGAAGAAGCCATCCAGATTGCCCTCATTCAGAACCGCGCGCTGCAAAGCGCTCGCCTGGACGTGGCCAACGCCCGGGCGCAAGTCCGCGAAGCCTGGGGGCAGGTGCTGCCTCAGGTTAATCTGAGTGCCGATTATACGCGCAATCTGAAAACGCCTAACCCCTTTGCCGGCTCGGCCGCCGGCAATCTCTTCCAATCGCTGGGCTTTTTAGACTGGCTGGCGTACAACGAACGGGCCCGCACCGACGACAATCCAGAAACCGAGCCCATCTCTTTCGGCGAGTTTGTAGAGCGGCAGCAGCAGGCGCTTGCCGAGGCTGGCATTCGGCCGCGCGCGGGCGACAACCCCTTTGCCGTAGACAATCGGTTCACAGCAGGCCTCACCATTGAGCAGACGCTTTTCAGCAAAACAGCCTTTGCGGCCATCAAAGGGGCTAAAATCCTGCAAGAGATCAACCGTCGAGGCGCGACGCGCCAGGAGCAGTTGTTGATTGATCAGGTCCGGCGGGCGTTTTACGGAGCGCTGCTGGCGCAAGAACAGGTGCGTGTTATGGCTCAGAGCGTTGCGCGCACGCGCGAGACGCTGCAGGAGACCATTCGGCGCGTCGCTCAGGGCGTGGCGCCGCAGTTTCAGCGCTTGAGCGTTGAAGTGGAGCTGGCCAACCTGGAAACCCAGCTTATTCAGGCCCAGAACCAGGCGGCGCAGACGCTTGACCAGCTCAAACTTCTGCTGGGTATCCCCCTGGACCAGCCCATTCAGCTTCGTGGCGTCCTGGCCGTAACGGATCCGGGTCGTTATCAGCAGATTGCCCTGGACGAAGCTGTTGCGCTGGCACTGGAGCGCCGTCCAGATCTAGAACAACTTCGACTGCAGATCAAACTGCGCGAAGTAGATCGGGAGTTAGCGAAAGCAGCCCGCTATCCTCGTCTGAGCGCTTTTGCCAGCTTCAGCTACATTGGCAATGTGCCGGACTATCGGACTGTAATTCTTTCAGATCCGAACGATCCGTTTAAGTTCTCCCGACGCACCAATGATTTCTTTTCGAGCGCTTACTGGAATCCCTCGGTCAACATAGGCGTCCGGCTGACCTGGACGCTTTTTTCTGGCTTTCAGACCGCAGCGCGCGTGCAACAGCGGCAAATTGCGGTTAAGCAAGCCGAACTCCAGTACCTGCACCAACTGGACCAGGTGCGGCTGGAGGTGTTGCAAGCGCTGCGCGATTTAGAGGCAGCCCGGAAACGACTGGTCAGTCAGGCGCGCAATGTCGAGCGGGCTGAGCTGAACTATACGCATGCCCGCATTCGATTGCGCGAAGGCGTAGCCAGTCCCCTGGAAGAACGCGAGGCTTCGCAACAGCTCGACCAGAGTCGCCTGAACTACCTGCAGGCCGTCTATGATTACCTCACGGCGCAAAGTGCTTTTGAAACGGCGGTGGGGTTGATTGCGCCGCCCGGTCAGGAAGCCCGGGTCTCCCTGACACTTCGCCATGAATCCCGGTAG
- a CDS encoding efflux RND transporter periplasmic adaptor subunit has translation MKTTMHISGWTRLTLLASLVLVGLNGCAPPDNVASTSDNTALAAAKRRVRVELLELRPARFVDWIEVTGTVEAEHDATLSAQASGTVEYLAPLGSQVAAGAVLARLDQTLARAALKQAEAQLASARAAYELALDNFRRQEPLFRDSIISALEFENVRTQRDQAAAQLRLAEAAVEQARKQLAHTVIQAPFAGTVEAHFVDVGEQIAMGQPVLRLVNLHRVKVRAGVPERYARDIRVGTPVALHFQAYGLPARQATVSFVGNTIDPANRTFPIEVHLDNPDGQLKPEMVVRVRLARQVLDHVAVIPLPAVLRDETGTSVFVADTTADGLVARQRYITLGPSAEGLVVVTQGLRFGERVVVLGQNDLSDGDLLEVLQTYTTAARAADATTSAPGIQTP, from the coding sequence ATGAAAACCACCATGCATATATCCGGATGGACTCGCCTGACGCTTCTGGCCAGCCTTGTGCTGGTAGGACTCAACGGATGCGCTCCGCCTGACAACGTAGCGTCCACATCCGACAACACAGCCCTGGCTGCTGCCAAGCGGCGCGTGCGCGTCGAGCTGCTTGAGCTGCGTCCGGCCCGGTTTGTGGACTGGATCGAAGTAACGGGCACGGTGGAAGCCGAGCACGACGCCACCCTTTCGGCGCAGGCTTCTGGGACCGTCGAGTACCTTGCGCCACTGGGTAGCCAGGTCGCGGCAGGTGCCGTGCTGGCGCGCCTGGACCAGACCCTGGCACGGGCCGCTCTGAAACAGGCCGAGGCCCAATTGGCCAGCGCGCGCGCTGCCTACGAACTGGCGCTGGATAACTTCCGACGCCAGGAGCCCCTGTTTCGCGATTCTATTATCAGTGCACTGGAGTTTGAAAACGTCCGCACCCAGCGCGATCAGGCTGCCGCCCAGCTTCGACTGGCCGAAGCTGCCGTTGAACAGGCCCGTAAACAACTGGCGCATACGGTTATTCAGGCGCCTTTTGCCGGAACGGTTGAAGCCCACTTTGTGGATGTGGGCGAGCAGATTGCGATGGGCCAGCCGGTCCTTCGCCTGGTTAACCTGCATCGCGTCAAGGTGCGGGCCGGTGTCCCTGAGCGCTACGCCCGCGATATCCGCGTAGGCACCCCGGTAGCGTTGCACTTCCAGGCCTATGGGCTTCCTGCGCGCCAGGCGACCGTCTCTTTTGTTGGCAACACGATTGACCCGGCGAACCGAACGTTTCCGATCGAAGTGCATCTGGACAATCCAGACGGCCAGCTCAAGCCCGAAATGGTCGTGCGCGTCCGTCTGGCTCGCCAGGTGCTTGACCACGTAGCGGTGATTCCTTTGCCGGCGGTGCTTCGCGATGAGACCGGCACCAGTGTGTTTGTGGCCGACACGACCGCCGACGGCCTGGTAGCCCGTCAGCGGTACATCACCCTGGGCCCCTCTGCCGAGGGACTGGTTGTCGTCACGCAGGGCCTTCGCTTTGGCGAGCGGGTGGTGGTGCTCGGCCAGAATGACCTGAGCGATGGCGACCTGCTGGAAGTGCTTCAAACCTACACCACAGCCGCTCGAGCCGCCGACGCTACCACCAGTGCCCCGGGGATCCAGACGCCGTAA
- a CDS encoding efflux RND transporter permease subunit has protein sequence MKVTNLAIRQRTTVLVLTALLAVGGLVSYLTIPKESFPSIEIPNIVITTIYPGASPEDIESLITKPIEEELQGITGIDEIRSTSTEGVSTIVVEFLPDQITLDEAFQKVRDKVDIAKAKLPEDAEEPMVNEIDLSELPIMTINLAAPYALSRLKEVAEDLSDELEALPDVLEATVVGGLEREVQVNVDRAALQAYNLTFNDVVNAIRRENTNLPGGSIDVDRLNYLVRVDGEFEVPEEINHLVIKAPGGKPIYVRDVAEVVFGYKERDSYAYLRVLQREEDGRLVPVHAETDAPLQVVSLSIRKRSGANILETAAAIREVLARFPFPAGTEVVITGDQSEDVQALVRDLENNIISGLIFVVAVLLFFLGVRTATLVGIAIPLSMFTAFLVFQALGYTLNFVILFSLIIALGMLVDNAIVIVENIYRFREQGYSRFEAARLATAEVGGAVVASTATTVAAFMPMLFWPGIIGEFMSFLPLTLIITLTSSLFVALVINPVLTAYFMRVEGEKTPRAPRRVRLLLAVVVLVMGLVLGLANWKTLVALAVAIPTIYLLHRHLFSPIGNWFIHNGLPGLIRRYRAFLSWMLERDYSVPHALLRNTFALGSFTLGVVLLVLGGALGSLLGQAAGMVLMIPGALLAVIGLLGILLHTLETLFLGGWTTVRGGLIFGAVVLVVTGLMYLSPREVALATIVELLTLPLLVIVTGLLGALLNRRNRRYLILTDNRARLLNSVLGALFAIFGLFALAPTGVEFFPQTDPNQIQVTLTAPLGTNVETTDQIAREALNRIEQLLHEHPEDQANVKNIQVNVGVGGDRMFGGGSSKPEVATITLDLVDYEDRAVSSRKTLARLRQQLQGLPGVTLEIDQDRMGPPTGPPVNIEISGPDFQEIVRITREIKQRLIEAAETGRIPGLVDLTDNLNTGRPELRVRIDRERAGRFGLSTQQIASVVRAAINGIEASQYRTGEDEYDITVRLKEADRRSLESLRNLTILHEGQQIPLTAVADFELGGGLGAITRLDLQRVATVSGDVAPGYNSQAVLRQVQQYLADYERSLPPGYHLAYTGENEEQQESFSFLTTALLIGSALIFLIMIAQFNRVSGPFLIMIAVGLSLIGVLLGLILTRTAFGLMTFIGLISLAGIVVNNNIVLIDYTMQLQRRGLSKHDAIIEAGATRLRPVILTALTTIIGLVPLTFGINIDFVGLLTDWDPNFQIGSENTQFWGPMGTAIISGLTFGTFLTLVIMPVLYSAFDSVATHLQRFLGREPVAAEVGNGAAETPPEAVAPPVGTTPPRP, from the coding sequence ATGAAAGTTACCAATCTTGCCATACGCCAGCGCACCACGGTTCTTGTCCTCACGGCCCTGCTGGCTGTTGGAGGGCTGGTCAGCTACCTGACCATTCCGAAAGAGTCGTTCCCCTCCATTGAAATTCCCAATATCGTGATCACGACCATTTATCCCGGAGCCAGCCCGGAAGATATCGAGTCGTTGATCACCAAACCCATTGAAGAGGAGCTGCAGGGCATTACCGGCATCGACGAGATTCGCTCGACGTCTACCGAAGGCGTCTCAACGATCGTGGTAGAATTTCTGCCCGATCAAATTACGCTGGACGAAGCCTTTCAGAAAGTCCGCGACAAGGTAGATATCGCGAAAGCCAAGCTCCCGGAAGATGCCGAGGAGCCCATGGTCAACGAAATTGACCTCTCCGAACTGCCTATCATGACCATTAACCTGGCTGCGCCGTATGCCCTCTCCCGTCTGAAAGAGGTAGCCGAAGACCTCTCCGACGAGTTGGAGGCGCTGCCCGACGTACTGGAAGCCACGGTGGTAGGAGGCCTGGAGCGCGAGGTGCAGGTGAACGTCGATCGCGCTGCCCTGCAGGCGTATAACCTGACTTTTAACGATGTGGTCAACGCGATTCGGCGCGAAAACACCAACCTGCCCGGAGGCTCCATCGACGTAGACCGCCTCAACTACCTGGTGCGTGTCGATGGTGAGTTTGAGGTGCCGGAAGAAATTAACCATCTCGTCATCAAAGCGCCTGGCGGGAAGCCAATCTATGTGCGGGACGTGGCCGAGGTGGTTTTTGGGTACAAAGAGCGCGACAGCTATGCGTACCTGCGCGTGCTGCAGCGTGAAGAAGACGGCCGTCTGGTGCCAGTCCATGCCGAGACCGACGCCCCCCTGCAGGTCGTCAGCCTGAGCATCCGCAAACGCTCGGGCGCCAATATTCTGGAAACCGCCGCAGCCATTCGCGAAGTACTGGCACGTTTTCCTTTTCCAGCCGGCACCGAGGTAGTCATCACAGGCGACCAGAGCGAAGATGTTCAGGCGCTCGTACGTGACCTGGAGAACAACATTATCAGTGGACTGATTTTCGTAGTGGCGGTTCTACTGTTCTTTTTAGGGGTGCGCACCGCCACCCTGGTGGGCATAGCCATTCCCCTTTCGATGTTCACCGCCTTTCTGGTCTTCCAGGCGCTGGGCTACACGCTCAACTTCGTGATCCTTTTCTCGCTGATTATCGCGCTGGGCATGCTCGTCGATAATGCCATTGTCATTGTTGAAAATATTTACCGCTTTCGAGAGCAGGGGTACAGCCGCTTCGAAGCAGCCCGGCTGGCTACGGCCGAAGTAGGCGGCGCCGTTGTGGCCTCAACAGCTACGACGGTAGCAGCTTTTATGCCCATGCTTTTCTGGCCCGGCATTATTGGCGAGTTCATGAGCTTTCTGCCGCTGACGCTCATCATCACGCTTACGTCCTCACTGTTCGTGGCGCTGGTGATCAATCCAGTGCTCACCGCTTACTTTATGCGAGTAGAAGGGGAAAAAACGCCGCGCGCTCCCCGACGCGTACGCTTACTGCTGGCTGTTGTTGTGCTCGTGATGGGCCTGGTGCTGGGCTTGGCCAACTGGAAAACGCTGGTTGCGCTGGCCGTTGCCATCCCGACCATTTACTTGCTTCATCGTCACCTTTTCAGTCCTATCGGAAACTGGTTCATTCACAACGGATTGCCTGGTCTGATCCGGCGATACCGGGCCTTTCTGAGCTGGATGCTGGAGCGGGATTATTCGGTCCCGCATGCCCTGTTGCGCAATACCTTTGCGCTGGGGAGCTTTACGCTGGGTGTTGTGCTCCTGGTCCTGGGCGGAGCGCTGGGCTCACTACTGGGGCAGGCCGCCGGCATGGTCCTGATGATACCTGGCGCTCTCCTTGCGGTTATTGGTCTGTTAGGCATCCTGCTGCATACCCTTGAAACACTTTTTCTGGGGGGGTGGACGACCGTTCGGGGCGGACTGATCTTCGGGGCTGTAGTGCTGGTGGTAACCGGCCTCATGTACCTGAGCCCACGCGAGGTGGCGCTTGCGACGATCGTCGAGCTCCTCACGCTCCCCTTGCTCGTCATTGTGACGGGCCTGCTGGGTGCCTTGCTGAACCGGCGTAACCGTCGTTACCTGATTCTGACCGACAACCGCGCCCGGCTCCTCAACAGCGTACTCGGAGCGCTCTTTGCGATTTTCGGATTGTTTGCCCTTGCGCCCACCGGCGTCGAGTTTTTCCCTCAGACCGATCCCAATCAAATTCAAGTTACGCTGACGGCTCCGCTCGGCACCAATGTCGAGACGACCGACCAGATCGCCCGGGAAGCGCTGAATCGCATCGAACAGTTGCTGCACGAACACCCTGAAGATCAGGCTAACGTCAAAAATATTCAGGTAAACGTGGGCGTCGGCGGCGACCGAATGTTCGGTGGTGGCTCTTCTAAGCCAGAGGTGGCAACCATCACGCTCGATCTGGTCGACTACGAAGATCGCGCTGTCTCCAGCCGTAAGACCCTGGCCCGCCTGCGCCAACAACTGCAGGGCCTTCCGGGCGTAACGCTGGAAATCGACCAGGACCGCATGGGTCCGCCTACCGGTCCGCCCGTCAACATTGAAATTTCTGGCCCTGACTTTCAGGAGATTGTGCGCATCACGCGCGAGATCAAGCAACGCCTGATTGAGGCGGCTGAGACGGGCCGCATACCCGGCCTGGTGGACCTCACCGACAATCTCAACACAGGCCGCCCGGAATTGCGCGTGCGCATCGACCGAGAACGAGCAGGCCGCTTTGGCTTGAGCACCCAGCAAATTGCCTCGGTCGTCCGCGCCGCTATCAATGGCATTGAGGCCAGCCAGTATCGCACTGGCGAAGACGAGTACGACATTACCGTCCGCCTCAAAGAAGCCGACCGCCGTTCGCTGGAGAGCCTGCGCAACCTGACCATCCTGCACGAGGGACAGCAGATCCCGCTAACGGCCGTGGCCGACTTTGAGCTGGGCGGTGGCCTCGGCGCTATCACCCGGCTGGACCTGCAGCGCGTCGCTACTGTCAGTGGTGACGTGGCGCCCGGTTACAATTCCCAGGCCGTACTGCGCCAGGTCCAGCAATACCTGGCCGACTACGAGCGCTCGCTACCGCCGGGCTATCACCTGGCCTACACCGGCGAAAACGAAGAGCAACAGGAGTCGTTCAGCTTTCTGACCACGGCCTTGCTGATTGGCTCCGCGCTGATCTTTCTGATTATGATTGCCCAGTTCAACCGCGTCAGCGGTCCCTTCCTGATCATGATCGCGGTAGGCTTGAGCCTGATCGGCGTGCTGCTGGGGCTGATCCTGACGCGGACAGCGTTCGGGCTGATGACCTTTATCGGACTGATCTCTCTGGCTGGCATTGTCGTGAACAACAACATCGTGCTCATCGACTACACGATGCAGCTCCAGCGACGCGGACTCAGCAAGCACGATGCGATCATTGAAGCTGGCGCTACACGGCTGCGTCCCGTCATTCTCACTGCGCTGACCACCATCATTGGCCTGGTACCACTCACCTTCGGCATTAACATTGACTTTGTGGGCCTGCTGACCGATTGGGATCCCAACTTCCAGATTGGCTCCGAGAATACCCAGTTCTGGGGCCCGATGGGCACAGCCATTATCAGCGGGCTGACGTTTGGGACGTTCCTGACGCTCGTCATCATGCCCGTGCTTTACTCTGCATTCGATTCGGTCGCCACCCACCTGCAACGCTTTCTGGGACGTGAGCCGGTAGCTGCTGAAGTGGGCAATGGGGCCGCCGAAACGCCACCGGAAGCAGTGGCGCCGCCGGTCGGCACCACCCCGCCGCGCCCATAA
- a CDS encoding 6-bladed beta-propeller produces MWLGLPGEGALIYCVGYIILLIRKLPGRRDEGIYMTYLTLGPMRRSRLAGLLLLGVLATPAAAQFTGQRHPDWKRLEPAEQFDEIWSEGWTGKKSGALHSLSERLRKMRRQWRVGALQSPHAWEMFGRVQDVAIDRRGRVFVLDNEYATVRVFSAKGDFLFEVGRRGEGPGEFIYPEFLAIDSHDTLYVTDRRHGIHVFAPRDNHYQYVRTIILPRIASGGLCVSDTSIIISDRLSNRNKSLIYHIGKSGNIINQFGKGINYDTNNPLVLSYITRNYMACDWKHRMLIIAYRNAPIVQVYRMDGTLLKTIAIRDLELIGFIEMKSGGITFPRRRDKEAVLINVLRVAEGVFLIQYAIWQTKDFDRARPFAYLFDVVNNRKIFLNKLPVPRIMALHGNRLIASDYDDIPHISYYTY; encoded by the coding sequence ATGTGGCTGGGGTTGCCAGGAGAAGGGGCATTAATTTATTGCGTCGGATATATCATTTTGTTAATCAGGAAGCTGCCAGGAAGGAGAGACGAAGGCATCTATATGACTTACTTGACCCTTGGGCCGATGAGACGCAGCAGGTTAGCAGGGCTGTTGCTGCTAGGGGTCCTTGCCACGCCGGCTGCTGCCCAGTTTACCGGCCAGCGGCATCCGGACTGGAAGCGGCTGGAGCCCGCTGAGCAATTCGACGAGATATGGTCTGAGGGATGGACAGGGAAAAAGTCGGGGGCACTGCATTCGCTATCTGAACGATTGCGCAAAATGCGCCGTCAATGGCGTGTGGGCGCGCTCCAGAGCCCGCACGCATGGGAGATGTTTGGGAGGGTTCAAGATGTAGCGATAGACCGCCGCGGACGCGTGTTCGTGTTGGACAATGAATATGCAACCGTGCGGGTGTTCAGCGCAAAGGGTGACTTTCTGTTTGAAGTTGGAAGAAGAGGGGAAGGGCCTGGAGAATTCATCTATCCGGAGTTCCTGGCCATTGATTCGCATGATACGCTGTATGTAACGGACCGAAGGCATGGCATACATGTGTTCGCTCCTCGAGATAACCATTATCAATATGTCCGAACCATTATCCTGCCTCGAATTGCTTCTGGAGGGCTGTGCGTAAGTGATACCTCTATTATCATATCTGACAGATTGTCTAACAGAAACAAATCATTGATATATCATATTGGCAAATCGGGAAACATCATAAATCAATTCGGTAAAGGAATAAATTATGATACGAACAATCCTCTTGTTTTGTCTTATATTACACGAAACTATATGGCGTGTGATTGGAAGCATCGTATGCTAATAATTGCCTACAGAAATGCTCCAATAGTTCAGGTTTATCGTATGGACGGTACATTACTTAAGACAATAGCTATCAGAGATCTGGAACTTATAGGATTTATCGAGATGAAAAGCGGCGGAATAACTTTTCCCAGGCGTAGAGATAAAGAGGCGGTTTTAATTAACGTGCTACGTGTTGCGGAAGGAGTGTTCTTGATTCAGTACGCTATATGGCAAACAAAAGATTTTGATCGAGCCAGACCATTCGCATATTTGTTTGATGTTGTAAATAATAGAAAGATATTTCTGAATAAATTGCCTGTTCCCAGAATAATGGCGCTTCATGGAAACAGATTGATTGCCTCAGATTACGATGACATCCCTCACATTTCGTACTACACGTATTAG
- the dapF gene encoding diaminopimelate epimerase, with protein sequence MPRTLILEFTKMNGAGNDFIVVDNRFYAFSDEELAALARRYCPRRVGIGADGLLALAPAQQPEVHYRMRYFNADGSPGTMCGNGARCLARFAQMAGIQGNPLCFETDAGRYQAEVPDDPQAPVRLYLPPVGPCKMQPPLATPLDAEVETAAFIWTGTEHLVCRVSSVETVPIARWGPLLRHDAALQPRGANVNFVEVAGEQHGRSVLRVRTYEKGVEAETLACGTGAVAAALVAWRQGWVRQLPIEVHMPGGVLTVGFQPAKDGETALYLEGPATVVFRGTVEVPVPLVS encoded by the coding sequence ATGCCCAGGACGTTGATTCTTGAGTTTACGAAGATGAATGGCGCTGGAAACGACTTTATTGTCGTTGACAACCGGTTTTACGCCTTCTCGGACGAGGAGCTGGCTGCCCTGGCCCGTCGCTATTGCCCTCGACGCGTGGGAATTGGCGCCGATGGATTGCTGGCATTAGCACCGGCTCAGCAACCGGAGGTGCACTACCGCATGCGCTATTTCAACGCGGATGGTAGTCCGGGAACTATGTGCGGCAACGGGGCCCGCTGCCTGGCCCGTTTTGCTCAAATGGCCGGTATCCAGGGAAATCCCCTCTGTTTTGAGACGGATGCCGGACGCTACCAGGCCGAGGTGCCCGACGATCCGCAGGCGCCTGTGCGGCTTTATCTGCCGCCGGTGGGTCCCTGCAAGATGCAGCCGCCCCTGGCAACGCCGCTGGATGCTGAAGTGGAAACGGCCGCGTTTATCTGGACAGGCACAGAACACCTGGTCTGCCGGGTTTCGTCCGTGGAAACAGTGCCCATAGCCAGATGGGGACCGTTGCTGCGGCACGATGCCGCGTTGCAGCCTCGGGGCGCCAACGTGAACTTTGTCGAAGTAGCAGGCGAGCAGCATGGCCGAAGCGTGTTGCGCGTGCGCACCTACGAAAAAGGGGTCGAAGCTGAAACGTTAGCCTGTGGGACCGGAGCCGTGGCGGCCGCCCTTGTGGCCTGGCGGCAGGGATGGGTGCGCCAGCTCCCCATTGAGGTGCACATGCCGGGCGGCGTGCTGACCGTGGGATTCCAACCGGCAAAAGACGGTGAAACGGCGTTGTATCTTGAAGGACCAGCTACTGTTGTGTTTCGAGGAACCGTCGAGGTACCAGTGCCGCTGGTTTCCTGA